One window of the Silurus meridionalis isolate SWU-2019-XX chromosome 24, ASM1480568v1, whole genome shotgun sequence genome contains the following:
- the pane1 gene encoding LOW QUALITY PROTEIN: centromere protein M (The sequence of the model RefSeq protein was modified relative to this genomic sequence to represent the inferred CDS: inserted 2 bases in 1 codon) — protein MALLAPYSKIPELNTATILLVENEEKFQSRLADAIVQRQRDFNVSVRLACRLPLPVENSETRPRVDLVVFIVNLLSERSLQVVENSLTHLRSDXFPRKVCFMVTDARCGALAQERLLSVKKLAASHRCPVICAEHQTDDGVNMAASRLLSVLQVSAGLSPVATTALYLSSLTRCTVPSELDDD, from the exons ATGGCGTTATTGGCACCTTACAGCAAAATCCCCGAACTGAACACTGCGACTATTCTA TTGGTGGAAAACGAGGAGAAGTTTCAGTCCAGGCTCGCTGACGCCATCGTGCAGCGGCAGAGAGACTTCAAcgtcagtgt ACGACTAGCTTGCAGACTTCCTCTTCCAGTGGAGAACAGCGAGACTCGGCCTCGTGTGGATCTGGTGGTGTTTATTGTGAACCTCCTATCAGAGCGCAG tCTTCAAGTGGTGGagaattcactcactcacctgaGATCAGA TTTTCCTCGGAAGGTTTGCTTCATGGTCACTGACG ctCGGTGTGGTGCTTTGGCTCAGGAGCGGTTGCTCAGTGTGAAGAAACTTGCTGCGTCCCACCGCTGCCCTGTAATCTGTGCTGAACACCAG ACAGACGATGGTGTCAACATGGCCGCCTCCAGACTCCTCTCTGTCCTGCAGGTGTCGGCCGGTCTGTCTCCGGTGGCCACCACGGCGCTGTACCTGTCCTCGCTGACTCGCTGCACTGTGCCCTCTGAGCTTGATGACGACTGA